TTGCTCGCCGTATTGCCGGCAAATTATGCGAGCAACTTCGCCCACTTCTTCGGTTAAAATAGCCATATTGGTAAGCTCGTTAAAATAACGAACACCGTTGGTCTTTATCCAATCATCTACGGTTTTTTGCGCTTCAGTTAAGGTCATGTCTTTTTAGTTGAAAGGTTGGGAAGTTTGAAAGTTGGAAGGTTTTAAAGTTAGACGGTTAGAAGGTTTAACGTTAGAGCCTTTATAGTCTAACATCCAACATCCAACATCCAAAATTTAACATCGGTTTTTAGAATCCAGGATAATGGTAACGGGGCCGTCGTTTGTGAGGGCAACTTTCATGTCGGCACCGAACTGGCCGGTTTGAATTTTCCGGCCCAGGTCTGCTTCCAGTTGTTTAATTAACTGTTCGTACAGGGGAATGGCAATAGGAGGGGGAGCGGCTTCGATAAACGAGGGACGGTTGCCTTTTTTGGTGCTGGCCATTAAGGTAAATTGGCTAATCAGCAAGATACCGCCGTTTATATCCGTTACGCTCCGGTTCATTTTTCCTTCGTCGTCGCCGAAAATGCGCATCTGCACCGTTTTTTTACTCACCCAGGTTATATCATCGGTGGTGTCATCGGCGGTAATACCGGCCATAACCAGCAAGCCGGCACCAATTTGCCCCGCTATATTCCCTTCTATTTTAACGCTGGCCTCACTTACCCGTTGAATTACGAAACGCATGAAATTTTTAAAATTTAAGTTTTCTGATGGAAAATTACTTTAATTCCGGACGAAAAAAGAGTTTACGCCGCCGAAATATTTTTCAAGCGTGTTCCAATTAAAGCTTTGTTACTTGCTACCACCGTTGTTGTTAAAAATCTAAATTAGCGCAAACCTCGTTAGATTGGTACGATAAAGTTAAATGTTTATTTTTGTACCGAGAACACCTGTACTGAATGCCAAAAAGATATTATGCTTACCTGTTAGGGTTGGTTTTGCTTGCTTCGGCCGGTTTGTATGGCTATTATAAATGGCAAAAAGCCCAGGAAAAGGTAAATCTCTGGACTTTAGTACCCGACGATGCCGTTTTTGTAGCCGAAACCAAGCGAACCAACCGGTTTCTGCAGCAATTAAAAAATACCGGGGTTTACGATAACTTTTCGCGCCTGCCTTTTTTTACCAGCTTACAGGAAAACATTGCTTTACTGGATAGCGCCGCTACCCGGCGGCTGACACTGCGGGAGTTTTTAAGCCGCAAAAGAATAATTACTTCTTTACACGTAACCAGCAAAACCGATTTTGATTTGGTTTTGTACTTGCCTATTAGCACGGTAAGTGAGCACCGGTACGTGCGCAATGTAATTGATAATATAACCAAAAGCAATTTACTGTCTTCAGAAGAACAAGATTACCAGGGATATAGCATTACCTCGGTCCGGAACAATCGCTCGCAGGGCACTTTTTACTTTTTTACTTACCGCAATAATTTAATTATCAGCCCCACAGTAAGTTTATTGCACCAGGTAATCCGGAAAATTAACCGCACCAACTTACAATCGCCGATACAGGAATACACCAAAGTAAATTTTTTTAAAAACAGGACTAATCTGGGGGCACTCTTTATTAACTACCGGTATTTGCCACCGTTTCTGGCGCTACTATTAAAACCCGAAGTATACCCCGAGGTAGAGTTTTTTTCTAGTTTATGCCGCAGCAGTTTATTAAACTTTCAGGTAGATAATCAGAAGTTTACTTTAAATGGTATGTCGCTGCCTGAAACTTTACCGGGCTCTTTGTATCAGCAATTTATAAATAAAACTACCCGGCCATCGCATTTATATCCGCTGGTGCCGGAGCGTACTGCTATTTTTATTCATTTTGAGGAAGCGCAATTTACTACCTGGCACCACAACGGGCAAGCAACCGCGGAGGCTATACCTAGCCCGGCGGTACCGCTTGTAGATTCGCTCCGGGGTTCTTTTAAGCAGGAATTAGCTATTTGTTATTTAGCAGCGGCAAACGAAAACTCAACTCCTGATAAGGTGGTGCTGGCGTATACGCCCCAACCAGATAAAATCCGAAACTTTATTCAGGAATTAAATCAGGTTACTTTAATGGGGAATGCTGCCCGGCGGGCGGGCCGCTACCAAATTCAAGAAGTGGGCGTACCGGAGCTGCCCCAAAAGCTTTTTGGTAAAGGGTTTTGGGGTTTTACTAAAACGTTTGTGGCCCAGGCCGATAGCTTTTTGTTGTTTGCGCCCAGCGAAGAAGTTTTACGGGGCTACCTGCAAAATATCCGGGATAAAAAAGTGTGGGCGAATAATACCGGGCACCAAAGCTTTATACAACAAAGTTTACCTCAGGCCAATGCCAGTTTATACGTAAATACCAACTACGCCTGGAACATCCTGAACCGGTATTTGCTCGAAGATAAAAAGCTGGGCTTGCTGCGGTACGAACGGTTTTTTAAAAATTTCGGGCAAATTAGTTTGCAATACCTGGCAGATAAACAACAATTAACTACCCGTTTTTTACTGCAACACCAACCGCAAACCAAAGCTCCGCAACAATTAAAACAAATATTTCAGCAAGAACAGGAAATTGCGTTTGCAGCGCCGCTTGTTTCGGGGCCTGCGTTGTTTACTGGTACTTCCTCCACGCGTAACAAAATTCTGGTTCAGGATTCGGCGCAGGTTTTATACCAGATTGCCGATGATGGGAAAGTGGTTTGGGCCGATTCTTTAGACAGTAAAATTACCAGTCCTATTTATCCGGTTACGCTGGGTGCGGGGTCGCAGCCAAAATACGTTTTCTCGACACGTAATCATATTTATTGCTTAAACCAGGAAGGGAACGATGTAGAAAATTTCCCTTTTAACTTAAGCGATTCCACAACTATTCAAAACCTGACGGTAATTAAACCCGGCGGCGCGAATAATTTAAATTTTCTGGTGAACGATGTGCAAGGTAACGTTTACCTCTACGACCAGCAAGGTAATTTGCTGCCCGGTTGGGAGCCTAAAGAAATGCCGGGCAAACTGGCAATGGCGCCGTATTACTTACAGATTAAAGGCCGGGAGGTGTTTATTTTGATTTTAGAAAACGGCTACACCTACGCCGTAGACCGGAATGGTGCCAATTACCCCGGCTTCCCGATAAATTTAAAAGGCCGTTTTTCGGAACCGCTTATTGCCCAGCCCGGCTCCAGTTTCCGGAATACCCGCTTTGTATCTTTAACCCAGGACGGCGAATTAATCACGTTTAATTTAGCCGGCGAAATAGAGAAACGCCTGGCTTTTGCCCGACCGTCGCGCCGAACTACGTTTCATTTAATTCCGGAAAACAGCGGTAAATCGTTTTTAATTGCGCGGCAGGATTTAGGCCGGGTAACCTTGTACGATGCCGAACAAAAACTAATCATGGAAAAAAATTTCGTAACCTCGGCACCTAAACTGATTCAGTATTTTTACTTTGATCCGGCCAATATTATTTATGCGATTACCGAAAAAGGACCAGAGAAAACGTATTTCTACGATATCAATATAAAACTTATTGGCACCGGACCAGTAACCAACCAATGGCCTATACAGCTAGATTATAATTCGATGCTGCAACAATTTCAGTTGTATTTATCCCACGACAATACCTTGCAAAAAATCATTTTTAGTACCCAGCCTTAAATTTTAAAAAGACCGCAGCCAGCCTTTCCGGTAGAAAAAATATAACTGCCCAACCAATATCAAAAACATAATTCCTAACAAAATAACGTAGCCGTAAGGGTGGTACAACTCCGGCATATTCAGGTAATTAATGCTACCATCCGGATTTTCGCGGGAGAAGTTCATGCCGTAAACCCCGGCCACAAAACTTAATGGAATAAAAATACTGGAAATAATGGTTAGCACTTTCATGATTTCGTTCATGCGGTTGCTCACATTTGCGAGGTATAATTCCGTTAAATTGCCCATTAACTCGCGGTAATTCTCCACAATATCCAGCACTTGCACAATATGGTCGTACACATCTTTAAAGTAGATTTTTATTTCGTCCGGAATGGTTTGGTTGTCGCTGCGTAAAATTTCGTTGAGTTTGTCGCGCTCCGACCAGGCTATCCGGCGAACTTTTAACAGCTCCCGCTTCATGTTTAAAATATCATTCAACTGCTTTTTGTGCGGCTGCTGAAACAGGGCATCTTCCAGGTCTTCGAGGTATTCGCCCACTTGCGATAACACCGGAAAATAATTATCGATGGTAACATCCATGATGGCGTAAGCCATGTAATGCACTGGACGTTTGCGAATAACGCCCCGGCCTGACCGGATGCGGGCGCGTAAAACATCCAGGCAATCTTCGTAATCGCTCTGGAAAGTAATAATATAATTTCTTCCCGTAAAAATGGAAATCTGATCATCGTCGAGGCAATGGTTGGGCAGGAATAAGATCATGCGGGAAATAAAGAATAAGTTTTTCCCTTCGGTGTCCATCTTGGGTCGTTGGTAATCGCTGATTACATCTTCCATTTGCAAAGGATGGATGGCAAAGTCGGCCATTATTTTTTCCAGTAAGGCAATATTGCCATAACCCCGGACATCAATCCAATGCTGTTGATGGGAGTGCGCCTGGAAATAATGCAGTAGTTGGTCGTAATCGGTGTATTCCTTTTCCTGAAAATTCTCTTCATCAAAAGAAATTAAAAACAAACGGGGTTGCAGCGCATCATCGGGTACATACAGGTAGCCGGGCCTTTGACCTACTTTTTTGGCAAAGGTATTTTCTTTTAAAGCTTTGGATTTTGAAAACGAACGGAAAACTTTCATACAAACAAATTTAACAACCCAGAATTTACTCCTGTTTAGAGTGGCAGCAGCAATTACCGGGCACCCAAGCTAGTACGAATTTTAATAAGTTAAGGCTGTTCCGTACGGACTTCTACTTTTCTTAATTTCTGCAACCGGGCTCGGAGCAAAGATTCTTCGGTTTTAGCAACCTGAACGGTTAAGGTACAATTTTCGGCAAAATCCTGATCTATAATTTTTAAGGCGGCTTCTTTTACCAGATTCATTACATCGCTTAATTGCTCGTAGCTAAAGTGTAACGTTAACTGGCTTTGTTCTGTTTTTTGCACAATGGTGGCGGCCGCCAAAGCTTCCTGTGCCGCCGTTTTATACGCCTGAATTAAACCGCTTACACCTAGCTTGGTACCGCCAAAATAACGAACCACCACTACCAACACATAAGTTAAGTTCACCGATTTTAGCTGCCCCAAAATAGGATCGCCGGCCGAGTGGTTAGGTTCGCCATCGTCGTTGGCCCGGTAAACGCTGCCGTCGGCGGCTAAGCGGTAGGCATAACAATAATGGCGCGCATCGAAATACTCCTTTTTTAAATTATTTAAAATTTCTTTAATCTCGGCTTCCGAATTTACCGGGTAAGCAAAAGCCAGAAACTTGCTGTTTTTTTCTTTGTACAACCCGGTGCTGGGAGCCGCTATGGTAAGGTACTGACTCATGAACAAGTTTTATTTTCGTGGCAAAGGTACTCATTGCTCCGAACTATTTTTATTCACTACTTTTAATCATGCTGGCAACATTACTTATTTGGTTTTACATCGCGTTTATCACTTTTACTTACGGCGTACTCTGGTTTAGGCTGCTGGCAAAAGCGGGCTACCTAACCCGAGAAGCACAGGTGCCCATCGAGGTTGTATTGGTAGCGGGGAGCGGCGTACTTTCGGTAATTTTAGGTATTCTGCATTTATGCCTGCCGGTAGCCATTACGTTACACGTTTTCATTCTGGCGGGTAGTTTCGTAATACTTTGGTTCTGGAAAAACAGCCTGCGGTGGTTTTGGCAACCGCTTAAAATTAGTGGCGGTTATAATAAGCTTTATTCCGGTATCTTGTTTTTGCTGGCTATCCTGGTTTTAATGCACGCGGCCCAACCGGTTATTAATCCGGATACCGGCTTGTACCATGCCCAAACCATTCAATGGTTTAGTAAATACCGGATTGTGCCGGGTTTAGGAAACTTATACGGGCCGTTGGCTTTGAATTCGCACGCGCATTTGTTAATGAGTTTTTTTAATTTTTGGTTTTTTAGCGCCAAAGTTTTTAATCAAACCTGGGTAAGTTTTATCTTTTTGCTTTACTGTTCGTACGCTTTGCGCCAGGGGTTTATTTTTTTAAAATCGAAACCTGGTTATGCTGTTTATTATTTTGGTTCGCTGTTCTGGGGTTTGGTTTTTTTCCGGGATTGGATTTCGTCGCCAACGCCGGATACCGCAGTAATGTTCTTTTTCTTTTTTCTATTTGGCGTACTTCTGAGCTTCAATAACAAGGAATTAGGGTGGGAAGTAGCTTTTTTATTTTTCTTGCTGCCGGTGCTCCTCACTTTTAAACTTTCGGCCGTTTACGGGGGCATTATCGGCGTGGTCTGGCTTATAATTTTAAAAAAAACAGTTCCTGTGGAGTGGGTAAAACTTTTAATAGGGCAAGGTTTACTGGTATTGATTCCTTATTGCCTCCGGAACGTCATTTTAACCGGGCATTTATTTTATCCGGTAATGGGGCTTGATTTATTTCACCTGGATTGGGCCGTGCCAGAAAACTGGATTAACAGCTACCAGGAGGGAATTTCGGCTTACTCCCGCGCCCCGGTGGCTAATTGGAGTTTTTACCAAAATAAGTCTTTCATGCAATGGGTACCCGTTTGGTGGGAACAACAAAATAGACCGGATAAGTTATTTTCCATTATCTTGATGTTATTGTTGCCCGTAATGATCTGGCAATTTTTTAAAAATTATAAGCAAAAAAGAAACCATGAGTTAACTGCTTTATGGTTGAGCGCTTTTCTGGCCAGTTTAGCCTGGTTCTATACGGCGCCGGCATTCCGGTTTGGCTACGGTTATTTAGTACCCACTTTACTTTTAGGCATACTGCTGTTAGTCCGGAATAAAATTACGTATCAGGTTAGTCTTTGTATGGGTTTATTGATGGGTTTGTACGGCATCAATGGCATTTACAAACAAATTGCCCGACAAAATTTTTCGGTGTTCTGGCCCGCCGATTATCCTATTCCAGTTACGGAAGTTAAGCAAATAAATAATACGGCTATACACGTGGCACCCGGTATTGGCAGATGCTGGAGTTTATTGCCCTGCACGGTTCCTGAATGGGAACCCAACTTAGAAATGCGCGGCCCAACCGTAGAAGAAGGCTTTCGAAGAAAGATTGATTAGTTGCGCGGTTGATTAACCAATATCAAATCAGCAATCCAGCAAAATTTTAAAAATCTACCTGGATGATTTTGATAACCTTCGACTAAATATAAAAAACAGATTATTTCTGATTGGCAAAGAAGGTTTGAATGTGATCACAAACGCAATAAACCATGTCTTGGGTCATGCCGGGCCAGATGGGTAAACTTAAGCAGGTTTGCGCTAGTTTTTCGGTAATCGGGAAAGCGCCCATGGCAAATCCTAAATGCGCATAAGCATTTTGTAAATGCGGCGGTATTGGGTAATGAATGGCCGTTTCTACGTGGTGCGATTGTAAATACTGCTGCAAAGCATCGCGTTGCTCGGTCCGGATTACAAACAAGTGGTAGACCGGCTCGGCTTCGGGCAAAACAGCGGGTAAAATAATTTCAGGAACCTCTTTTAAGTAAGTAAAATAAGAAGCAGCCAGTTGCCGGCGAGCTTGGTTCCAGGATGGTAAAAACGGCAGTTTCAGGTTCAGGTAAGCTGCCTGCAACTCATCTAGCCGCGAATTGTGGCCGATAATAGTATTTACATTTTTAACTTCAGAACCGTAATTGCGCCGTAATCGAGCCTTATAATTAAATTCCGGACTATTGGTAGTAATGGCACCAGCGTCGCCGAAAGCCCCTAGATTTTTAGTTGGGTAAAAACTGGTGGCGTTTGCTTTGCCGAAACTACCGGTTAATTGCCCCGACCAATGGGCGCCGTGCGCCTGGGCATTATCTTCCACCACCGCTAAATCGTATTTCTGGGCTATCGCCATTATGGCCGACATGTTACACGGTTGGCCGTATAAATGCACCGGCATTATAGCCCGGGTTTTATTGGTTAGCGCTGCTTCAATTTCAGTTGGGTCCAGATTATACGTAAATACATCGGGTTCAACGGGTACGGGTACGGCGCCCACCTGCGACACGGCTAACCAACTGGCAATGTACGTGTTGGCGGGTACGATTACTTCATCGCCCGGCTGTACCCCAGCTATTTCCAAGCTAATAATTAAAGCATCCAGACCATTGGCTACACCAATACAGTAGTTCGTTTGATTAAACGCCGCGTAAGCTTGTTCGAAGGCCGCTACTTCCGGGCCAAGAATATACTTTTCGGATTCGAAAAAACAGGTGCTTTTTTCTTTAAATGCTTCTTGTATTTGCGCGTTTTGCCAGGAAAAAGATAAAAAGGGTACGTACATAAGCAAAAGTACAGTTAAAATTTAAACCATATAGTTGGGTGGCTTAAATCTTCGGAATAGGCAAGGGAATTTTATATTCCTGGTATCTTTGCCGGATTATTGAATAAAATTTAAAAAATCTGCTTTTAAAGCTGTTGTATTGCTTACATGTTGGAACCACTAATTGGGGGGCCGGAGCCGGCTCTTTTTGCTGCTGATTTTACGGGTGATGCGCACCGGGGTTATATTGTATCTACGCAACGAGCCGCCAATTTGCCGTTTGCGATCCGGCGGGTTTTTTGGTCGTTTGGCATACCTGAAGATCAGCTAAAAGGCGACCACGCGCATCGGCTGGACCGCAAAATATTGGTGGCTTTACAGGGCCAGATTACCATTGAAACCGAAACCGATCAAATAAAACAATTTAGATTAAACTCGCCGTTTCAGGCGCTCTACGTACCGGCTCTGTGCTGGATTAAACTGCGGTATTCGCCGGGAAGTATTTTGTTGGCCTTATCGTCCACGGATTTTGTGGAACAGGATTATATTTATAACTACGACGAATTTAAGCAACTGCGTCAATCAACGAACCAATAAGTATGTGGAAGCGGTTACCAGCTGCCGGCATTAATAAAAACCAATGGGATGCTTGCGTAATCAGCGACTCATCTGGTTTAGTTTATGCTTTATCGTGGTATCTGGATGCAGTAGCGCCTAATTGGGAAGGTTGGGCAAAAGAACAAAACAACGAATATGTAGCCGTCTTGCCAATTGTAAAACGAAGGATAGCTGGTAAACCGGTAATTACGCAACCTTTATTAACGCAACAATTTGGACTTTTCAGGCTAAAGCCATCGATAGATTTAACTAAACTTTGGCAGGAACTACTTCTGAAGATTTTTAAACCGGGCAGCGCCGTGGAGCAATATTGTTTGAAGCCTTCGGATTTTAAAATTTTAAAAAATTTACTACCCGTAATACAAAAAACAAATTTAGTATTACCGCTACATCTAAGTTATCGGGAAATAAAAACGGCTTACCACTCCAACCGCATCCGGGATTTACATAAAGCCACTCTGGCGAAGCTACAACTTCAAAGGGGTAATAATTGCTGGCCCGATGTATTCCGTTTGTACCAGGAAACCATTTTGCCGCGGTTAAAACCCAATCAGCAAACTATTCTATTAAAAATTATTCCCCAATTAATAGAGGCGGCCATAAAACAAGGTTTAGCTTATACGTATGTGGTTTTGTTACCCAACAAACAAGTAGTAGCCGGTGCCATTTTTATTTGTTACAAAAACCGGCTCACCTACCTGTTGCCCGCAGCCTCCAAATCAGGTAAAAAAGTAGGTGCTAGTACGTACTTGATTGACCAGGTTTGCCAGCAATTTGCCGGCTCCGAGGTAGTATTGGATTTCGAAGGCAGTTCTAAACCAGGCTTAGCGCGTTTCTATCAATCTTTCGGGGCCCAGCCGGAAGTGTATGGGATACTGGAAAACTATAACTTTTCGCTAATTTTAAAAATCTTTTATGCTTTAAAAAAATATAAGAAGTAACGCCGCCCAAGAGCTTTATTTACAACCAGCCATGTTTTCATTTTTAAAAAATTCTCTTTTGGGTGTGTTTTCGGTGGGGGCCCGGCTGGTAAGCAGTTTCTTTTTAAACAAAATGGTGGCACTTTACTTCGGACCGGCAGGTATTGCGCAATTGGCTCACTTTCAAAATTTACTTACCTTTTTCACGCTAGTTCCGAATGATGGCGTCAGCCGCGGCGTGATTAAATACCTGGCGGGGAGTAATAAAGACTCCTTTACTTTTCGCTCTTATTTTAGATCGGGTTTTTATTTAACGCTGCTTGTGTTTTTAGTAACAGCCGGATTGCTCTTTGCGGCTCGTTCGTACCTTTTAACTTACTTTCCGCCGCAGCTTAGCTGGTTCGTTCTTTTTTTAGGGGGCGCGTTGTTGCTGGTACTGCAAAGCTTTTTTAATGCGGTACTTATGGCTCGGCATAAAAACGGGCTGCTGGTTTTAGTAAATACCCTGGTAGCTGTGGGAGTAATTAGTTATGTAGCGCTGGCCACTGTAAAATTGCCGATCAGTGATTTTTTAAACGGTTATTTGTTGGTTATGGGAGTATTGGGAATTGTGGCGTTGCCGTTTAGTTTACAAGGTTTGCCTAAAATCAAGCTGTTTACGCCGCGCATTTCTACCACCGCCTGGGGGCATTTATGTAAATTTATTTTAATGGCCACGAGTGTTTTGCTGTTTTCTAAAGGCTTGGAATACTACATCCGCGATTATCTGTTCCGGCATTATTCCGTAGAGCAAACCGGTTTATGGCAGGGGGTAGTACGGGTTTCGGATAGTTACACGGCGCTGTACACGGCGGTTCTGGCTTATGCTTTTTACCCGAAAGTAGCCGTTATGCTCCCGGATGCTCAAAAATTAAAAAACTTTGTGCAACAAGCTTTTAAACTGCTGGTTCCGGTTATTATCCTGGGTTTGACTTTCATTTATCTTACTCAAGATTATTTGTTTACCTGGCTTTTGAGCAGCCGTTTTAAAGCGGCCCAAGAGTTTTTACCTTATCAACTAGCCGGCGATTTTTGCAAACTGCTTTCGTGGTTGCTCGCTAACATTTTGGTGGCGCAGGCTAACTTTAAAATTATATTCGTGTTCGAGGCCGTGAGCGCTTTATTTTACCTGGGTAGTTTTTACTTTTTCACGGATAAACATGGCTTAGTGGGTACTACCATGGCGCATTGCGGGCATTACGGGCTGTTTTTAGCGTTAAACCTGTTTTATTTCCGAAAACTGTTTACCGCATGACCTATCCTTCAGTAACTGTTATTTGTTTATGTTATAACCACGAACAGTTTTTGGTGGAAGCACTGGATTCGGTTTTGGCGCAAACCTACCCCAACCTCGAGATTATTGTGGCGGATGATGCCAGTACCGACCAAAGTGTAGCTATTATTTTAAATTACTGCCAGCGCTACCCCCAGATAAAGTTTGTCCGGAATACGCAGAATGTAGGCAACTGCACAGCTTTTAACCTGGCCCTAAAACAAGCTACCGGAACATATATCATTGATTTTGCCACCGACGATGTTATGCTGCCCGAAAGAATAACGGAACAGGTAACTTGTTTTGAAAAATTAAGTCCGGAGTACGGGGTTATTTACAGCGATGCCGAATTGATCGATGAAGACTCGCAGCATATCCGTAATTTTTACCGTCGCAACCAAGCTGGTGCGTTAAAGCCCAAAGCCGTAAGCGGAGAGATTTACGCTGATGTATTGGCGCGTTATTTTATTTGTACGCCAACGTTAATGTTCCGGAAAGTAGTTCTGGATAGATTAAATGGTTACGACTCCAGCCTGGCTTACGAAGATTATGATTTTTTAGTACGGGCGGCCCGCGAGTACAAATTTTACTTCCAGGATAAAATACTTACTAAACGCCGAAAACATTCGCAATCCCTTTCGGCTGGTTGGTATAAAGTAGGAGATAAGCAATTATTATCTACCATCCAGGTTTGCTACAAAGCTTTAAAGCTAAACCGCACCGAACAAGATAAACAAGCCTTAATTCAACGCGTAGAATGGGAAACTCAGCAAGCTTTTTTTACTCAGAATTATCCCGAAGCCGAAGCTTTACTGGCGCTTTTAAAACAAGTAAAACCATTTTCGCTAAAAAATAAATTTTTTAAAATTTTAATTAATTACCGGGTCAACTTAAGCTTTATCCATCGGTTTTACTATTGGTTAGTGCACCGCCAGCCTTAATTCCAGCCTAATCTGCCCGTCGCCAAAAACGAATTTCGACGGACACCCGCGTTGTATCTGGGTTTAAATTAGCTGCGCCCCCATGAATTAAATACGGTGTAAAAAGCAAGGCCTGGTGGTTTATGGGGTTAGGCCGCATAAGCTGTAACGCGTTGCTGGTGGCGGTAAGGCCCGGCACCGTGTATTGGCTGCCATTCATCACCGCGCCGACCAGCGTGCGTTCTACCGTTTTTTCGGGCCAGAAATGACTTCCTGGAATTAAACCTAAAGACGATAGCTCGTTACTGCCTACTACCGGCAAATATAAATTTAAACAATGTTTCAGTTCGGGGTGCCAGGCATCGCGGTGCAAAGGGTTAAAATCCGACAATCCGGGGCGCACAATGCGGTAACTAAAATGATATTCCTGGGTGTTTGGGTTTAAAACTGTTAATGGAATTTTAACTTCCTGCTCAATCCGTTCGATTAATGTTTGAATGGGAACGGGAAAGTTCTGGTAATCGACTTGCTTTGCTTCGTTGGTTATGGCCAGGTGCAAGGCTTGGTTTCCGGCAATGAGCGTGTGGTATTTTTCGATGGTGAAATCAGGCGGCAAGTTGCTGGCGTATTTACCAATTATATGCGTTAAATAGCTTTGCAAACCAGCATTCAAAGCGGCGAACTCCACTGGCTTTAATAGCGGAATTAAACTAAATCCTTGTTTTTTCCAGGTAGTATGCGCAATTAAATTATCATCTTCTAAAAAAAGTACGGCATCTTCTCCAAAGGAACGCGCGCCGTTTACTTCCATTTGTACATCCTGATTATCAATCCGGTATTTCATTTTTTAAAAATTAATGCTTTCGCTTAAGCTATTGGTATAACTATACGGAATAAAAAGTTTAAAATAATTCTTCGCTGCTAGTTTTAATTTATACCAAATGTAGCTCGGCTTACGCTATAAACCGTTTAATTTTACGAAACGATTTTTTAATAA
The sequence above is a segment of the Adhaeribacter swui genome. Coding sequences within it:
- a CDS encoding glycosyltransferase family 2 protein, translated to MTYPSVTVICLCYNHEQFLVEALDSVLAQTYPNLEIIVADDASTDQSVAIILNYCQRYPQIKFVRNTQNVGNCTAFNLALKQATGTYIIDFATDDVMLPERITEQVTCFEKLSPEYGVIYSDAELIDEDSQHIRNFYRRNQAGALKPKAVSGEIYADVLARYFICTPTLMFRKVVLDRLNGYDSSLAYEDYDFLVRAAREYKFYFQDKILTKRRKHSQSLSAGWYKVGDKQLLSTIQVCYKALKLNRTEQDKQALIQRVEWETQQAFFTQNYPEAEALLALLKQVKPFSLKNKFFKILINYRVNLSFIHRFYYWLVHRQP
- a CDS encoding 2OG-Fe(II) oxygenase family protein, with product MKYRIDNQDVQMEVNGARSFGEDAVLFLEDDNLIAHTTWKKQGFSLIPLLKPVEFAALNAGLQSYLTHIIGKYASNLPPDFTIEKYHTLIAGNQALHLAITNEAKQVDYQNFPVPIQTLIERIEQEVKIPLTVLNPNTQEYHFSYRIVRPGLSDFNPLHRDAWHPELKHCLNLYLPVVGSNELSSLGLIPGSHFWPEKTVERTLVGAVMNGSQYTVPGLTATSNALQLMRPNPINHQALLFTPYLIHGGAANLNPDTTRVSVEIRFWRRAD